TCACTTTCCGTCTCTGTGGGcctgtttcctcatgtgtaaaatggagataaataaGCCCTGGCTCGTAGCCCATTCCTGCGCGGTGGACTTGTTAACAGTAGCTGACAGACACATGCTCGTTGGAAGCCTTACATGGTCCTCTTGGATCCTCACACCCTCCTGGTACTGTCATCATCCCCTTCCAGAAGAGAATGCTCTGGTGCAGAGCGGTAAAATGACTTGACCAGGGTGATgcaggaaggaggggaagagcTGGAATTTGAGCTCAGACCGTTGGGAACTCAGCACTGAGCCTTTCAGCTGCTAACCCCGTGCCTGGCACGTCTGACCCGGGATGAGTCCTGCTCCCACCACTTACTCGTGTGTCCCTAGGCCAGCCTTTAACCTCTAGCCTTTCGTTTCCTAATATGGAAAATGGGGATGTTCATGGTCCCTACAGCATAGGGTTGGCATGAAGAGAGAATAGGATAATAGATGGTAAACCCCTCGCACAAAGCAGATGCTCACTAAAAGACAGCCAGTATTATTATCTAGGTCAGCTGTCCTTCTCCCTCTCCAGGGGGGTCACTTAAAGAGATGCTAAGTCCCCTGCCCAGCGTGGGAAGGGGCCATGGAAGCCAGGGCCCCAGAACACACAGCAGCCCCTAAGAGAGGCTTATGGGTGTCTATCCGCTTTGCCAGGGGACTCGTTGGTTCCTCCCGAGGTGGACTTTGACAGGCTCCTGGCCAGCCTGAAAGATCTCAGCGAGCTGGTGGAGGACAGCGACACCCAGGTGATGCCAGTGCCCGACAGAGTGCCGCACCGGACCCTTGAACCCATCCCGCTGAGGCTCTACCGGAATGGCATGGTGATGTTCAATGGGCCCTTCCGGCCCTTCCACGATCCCTCCACACAGGTAGGAGTGACAGGGATGGGGAGACAGGCCCAAGCACCCTCAAGCTGCTCCGGTGGCCAACCCCTTGCTCACCATTAAATGGGCCCAGCTCTCCCCCAGCACCCCAGGCTCATGTGCAGCCTTCAGCAGCACTCCTACCTGCCCGAGCCCTGGGGCTCTACTTCCAGAGTAGGATCCACAGAGGGAGCCCGGCCCCGTAGCCTGCCATCTAGACAGGAAACAGGGTCCAGCCCAGGCCTCATCCGACCTCTCTCCCCACAGCGCTGCCTCCGAGACATACTGGATGGCTTCTTCCCCTCAGAGCTCCAGCGGCTGTACCCTGATGGCGTCCCCTTTAAGGTGATGGGCTGATCCCAGAACCACTCACTCACTCCCAGTGTGGGGATTTTGCAGGGGGGATGGGATTGCTTTCTCAGGCCTCACGTAGAGGCGCTGCTCCACTTCAGgggaccccccccccaccatctGATGACCTCTCCAGAAGGAGAGGGAGCCTGAAACCAGCCTGGGAAGGGAGCTGGGAGGCTGTGGTGGCCCCTGGGgctctagcagcagcagcagcagcagcctgaagcAGGGAAGGCTGGTGGCTGAGCAGCAGGCAGTGCCCCCTGCTGGCTGCCTCGAAGCACAGCCTTCAGCTGCCTGGGACCCTCCTCCACCACGTCCAGGACACCCGGACCAACTGGGGACAGTGAAGAGTCCATGCAAAAGCGACCTGGCTCCCCCTAGGGGCTCCTGGCGTCTCCTGGTTGGGGTGGAAGGCAGTGCCTTGGGAGGAGGCAGATGTTGGAACTAAAGAACTTGAGGTGCAGCCAGCCCCCTGCTGTGGGGGTGGTGGGCGGTGAGATGAGGGTGACTGGACCAACCTGAGGCGGTGCCCCCGAGGGTGGTGTGTTAGTTCCACAATGTGAGCATGTGAGGGAGCGCGTGCCAGCCAGGCTTGGAAACTACCGTGAGTCACGACCGGGGGTGTTCGAGGCAGTGCGTGCCAAGCCAGGCTTTGGCCTCTCCTAAACACCCTCATCCCTCCCCTGCTCTGGGAGGGGGATGTCAGTACTGTGACTCCAGCTGGCATGATGAGGGGAGCTTGCAGGGAGAGCAGGGATCAGGTGGGTGAGAGCTGCACAAATGGCAGGTCTCCTGCTCTCTCCCAGGGCCTccgcttcctcatctgtaaaatggggattgtgTCAGGCCACCCCGCGGGCCTATTCCTGGGGTCTCTGGGCACGGAGGGGTGGGGATGAAGCCCAGGGCTGAAGAGCTgtgcctgccactgtttcccttcCTTCTTGCCAGGTGAGTGACCTGCGCAGTCAGGTCTACCCAGAGCATGGGCTGGACCCATTCCCAGGTGAGGGCCGCGTGGTAGGCCTGCAGAGGATTCGAAAACCCTTGGACAGCATAGAGCATTCAGGTGAGCTCAGCCCTGTGGCTGAGCCAGGTGGTGGGAATGCTGTGCCCAACAAGCTCCAGGTGGGCCTCCTCCACCATCACTCCAGTCCCCGCCTGACCAAGGTTCCCCGATGCCTTCCCTGCAGGCTCCAGGATGACCGCCGAGAAGTTTCTGAACAGGCTCCCCAAATTTGTGATCCGACAAGGCGAGGTGATTGACATCCGGGGCCCGATCCGGGATACCCTGCAGGTGAGCCCAGCCCTGGCTCTCCGGGCCTTACTGTGTGTGGTTGCCATCAACCCTCACCCAGCTGGCCAGAGCAGTGGTTAATCTGGAGGCTCAGGCTTGGGGGCCCCTCAGGATGGCCTGCATGGAGAGACAGGCCCCTCACAGCTAGCTGTTCCACCGTCTCCTGGAAATGATGGAGCTGCTGAGGGCTCTGAGTAGGGACCAGAAAGCATCTGGCACAATATGGGAGCAGGAGCTGTAAGAACGGGCAGGTCAGGGGACTCTAGGTTGGCGGTGAGCCCAAGTCCAGGTCACCCCCTCGAGGTTCAGTCTGAAATACACCTTCCTGGGCTTCACAGaacttgccattccctcttctcaCTCCCTGTCCTCTTCTCCCCGTGAAAGGTACCAAACCCGTTTCCACCCCTGACTCTGCCTTCACCACACGTGGCCAAGTCCTGCCAGATCTGTCGATCCCCAGAACTGCTCCCAAATCCATCTCTTctctccatttctgtccttgccAACCTAGCCCAGGCTCCCGTGTCTCCCAGACAACTGCAGTGGCCCCTCACTGACCTCACCTCCACTCCTACCCTGCCAGCCATCCTTCCCCAGCAGCCTCTGtgcccttttaaaaatgcaaattggaTCCCTGTTGAAACCCTCCAGTGGTTCCTAGGTAAAGCCTGTCATTCCTTCCTGGTCCTCTTCCCatcttttaccttttctttcttcccagtccagCCTGATCCCCATGAACTAAGaaagagagtgaagtcgctcagtcgtgtccgactctttgggaccccatggactgtagcctaccaggctccgtccatgggattttccagactctCGAATATATCACCTCTTCTCAGAAGCCTTCTCTCATCTATGCTATCTGGGATATCCTTCCCCCGCCCTCCTTCCATTTCTAAGAACTCTTCATCCTTCAGTCAGCTCAGGTGTCATTTCCCTAGGGAAATGCTGGGTTAGGCATCCAGCCTGGTCGCTGTCGGATTACGTCTTCCCCACTAGAATAAGGGAATGATGGAGCCACCTCTCAAAGCTTCCCTTCTGTTTCCTCTCCTTGGGCCCCAGTTTACACACTGGGCCCCTTTTGGCTCACTGGTCTCatccatccctgggcagggagaTGTCCCCTGTAGGGGTTGGGGGAGGCCCTGACTCTGGCAGGGTCCAGGGCTCTGTCCACTCCATCAATGCTTTCCAGAACTGCTGCCCATTGCCTGTCCGGATCCAGGAGATCGTGGTGGAGACGCCTGCCTTGGCTGCTGAGCGTGCGAGGTGAGGGCCGAGTGGAGAGGTGAGGACGCTGGGCTTGAGTTCCTCGGGGGAGCACTGACGGCCTCTGGGTCCGCAGGAGCCGGGAGTCTCCGGAGTCGCCGGCGCCCCTGCTCTCCATGCTGCGCATCAAGTCTGAGAACGGCGAGCAGGCTTTCCTGCTGATGATGCGGCCGGAAGACAGGGTCGGCGATGTTCGCGCCCTGCTCGCACAGGCCAGGTGGGCGCGGGGCACGGCTGGCGACCGCAGTGGGGCTCAAGCGCCACGACCCAGCCTGATCTGTGCTTCCCTGTCCCCAGGGCCGTGGAGCCCAGCACCTTCGAGATCTTCAGTACGTTCCCGCCCACAGTCTACAACGACGACGCGCTCACACTGCAGGCCGCGGGCCTGGTGCCCAACGCCACGCTGCTGCTTCGGGTTCGTCGGGCCTCGCCGCCCGCCCCCGGCCCCAAATAAACCGCCCGCCCGCCTGATACCGGCTGCTCCGCGAGGCTGTCTTGGCGGGGCAGCCCCGCTGCGCTAGCTCTGCGGAGGGGGCGGCGCCCACCCGATCCGCTGTAACCCGAGCCCCAGCGGGCGGCCCTGGCCCTGGGTCTTTGTCCTGTAGGTTCCTCTTTCGGCCCtgagggcttagctgctccagggGAAGGAGGGCCCGGGCCCCGCCCCAGCCCAGCGGCTCCTGGGCCAGCGTGCAGCCAGCGGATCCCTGCGCCCAGACACGCACAGGACAAGCACGTAGACACTTCAACACTGCATCAGAGCCACTGCCCCCACCCTGGCAGAACTGCACCTGGGCACCCACTTCCATGACACCCCCACACCGAGCTGAGCTGTCGGGACACAGGCAGGAGGGCACAGGGTACCGCCCTGTTACTGACTGGCATGCAAACATGCAGTGCACACCAGGGCACAAGCGCATCATGGACACCACCACACGCACGAGCACTGCAGGGTGACCCACCCCCCAGTATCTCTAGAGACCAACGGTCCAACAcaattgtgtgcgtgtgtgttctgggcatatatccaaacgCATGCACTGTCACACACACAAAGGTGCCACACGGGACTGCCAGTCGACCTGCCCACCGAGCACAGCCTCAGCACAATCACGTCTACCACTAGCTTTGCTCAGAGCCAGGACCTGGGAGGCACAGGCCACACCAGACAGACACGGTGCCAATGGAATGGAACATTTAATTGTTTCTGCGGTGCTCCCGGACGGGGATTGCGGGGCCTTTGGCAGAGCCTTGGCTAATGGAATCAACAAAGGTGTCCATCAGCCAGTGCCAGGCAGGGTGGCAGCCTCAGGACTGAGCTGAGGACAACCAGCACTTGGGCTGTTGCTTAAGACAATTTCTGAGACCGGTGGGTGAGGAATGTTGCTGCTGAATGGAGAAGAGGGGGCTTACAGttaggggaggagaaggggtcttGGGTTGAGGGGAGAGGCCCCCCGTTCAGGTTAGGAATAACAGGGAAGTTGGTCACAAGGTCCTTCATGGCCGGGGTGATGGCTGGGGAGGGGAATGTGATGACGAAGTCCAGGGGGCTGACTTGGCTCAGGCCAGTTTCAGGAACTCCTGCAGTGTGTTTTGTTCCACAGCCTCCACGAAGAGCTCATAGTCctaggggaggggaagagaagcGGTCACCAGAGTGCTGGTGTTCTGTCTCAGGTCTGACTCTGGCTGGTATCCTCCTGTAAcgctccctccacccccacccgaGGCCCATACCCCACAATACTGGTCCCCGTTGACAATCTGGGGTGGGGTGGCCTTGGGGTTGCCGGCCAAGGCTCGCATCTCGTCCCGCAGGGCGTTGTCTTGGGAGATGTCCACTAGCTGGTACTGGATGCGCTTCCCATCCAGGATGCGGGTCACCTCACTCTGCTGGGACTTGATCTGGGGGCAGAGGGCGGGTAGAGGTTAGCGGGCAGCCTGGAAGGTTGAGGGGGAGAACCCTGGGCAGGGACAAAGGGGCTGTGGTCAGGAGCTATGGTCCCCCCTGTCTCTCTACACACCCTAGGGGAGGGTTCTGGCCACAGGGAGTTGGGAGGATGAGTCAGGCTTGTGGTggtgtgggaggagagagggaccaCCAACCATGAGGAGGGGAGTCAGGGTGAAGGTAAGAGAGAAATTCAGGGTGGGGAGAGCCAGGAGCTCAGCAAGGGGAAAGCAGGGCAGGCCTGGGTGGAGGCTGGTAAGGGGCCACCCCCGCCCCAAGTATAGACACAGTGGAGAGAGGAAGGGCTAGATAAGGACAGGGTCAAGGATCGGCCTCGTAGTAGGGGTGCGGAGGACCCAGGATGCCCTCAGTAAATGTtcaaggttcaggatggggctgTAGAACCTGCCCCCAGCCCAACTCCCGGAGGCCATGCCCAGCACCTCGGCGCCCCCGCCCTGGGGGCGGGTCCCAGGCGCTGGGTCCAGAGCCCCGGAACCGCCGCCCGCGCTCTAGCCCAGGGCGCACACTCACTTCGCGGGAGCCGGTGACCGACGTGCTGTAGACGCGCAGGCCGCTCATGCTGCGGGTGGACCGACGGGAGGGCAGGCAGACAGACGGCGGTGGCAGCAGCTGCACGGCCTAGAGACGAGGCCGCCGCGCTCGGGAGCggtttccttcctgctcagcccgCGAGTCACCGCTCTCGGGACCAATGGGCGGCGCGGACAGGCGCGCGGCCGGGGCGGGGCTTGCGCGACCCCGCCCCGCGCACTGCcgggccccctcccctccccctggggGACTGGGCGCGCCGGGGACCCGCGTCCCACGCAGGGCTGCCCGTTTCAGCCCTCCCCGGCCTGGGGCTCACAGTGTGAGGCCAGGGAGCGATCTGACGGAaagggcggggggaggggctTGGCAGAGGCCGCCTCAGCCTCGCCCAGGTTTGCTGCACCCAACTGGTTGCCCTCCCCCGGGTGCCACGACGCCGCTGCTCAGCTTTGAAGGTTCGGGGCTGTTCTCAGTTCCCCGCCCAGGGAACCTGGCTCCAGTCGAGCATTGTCCTGTGGGCCACCCACACATAGCTAACCCCGCGGGGCACGCCACGACAGTGACAACCCCTCGCTGCGAGTTTTCCCCAGAGCTCCTCTCCCTCCGCTCAGATAGGCAGGTTCAGACAAGGGTGGTGGCCGGAGACAGGGCCACGCCCTCAAAGAGCCAAATGGGGGCCAAGGTGAGAAAGGCTTCTAGCTCTGGACCCGGTGCAGGCAGAAGCTGGCAGTGGGGTTCCCGAGTCTGGCTGGGCCCTTGTTAAAAATCCACAGCTGGTCTGGGGGTGGCCCCAGCCCCACAGGGACTTCATGCTGCATACGACCCTCCAAAAACTTACTACCAGCAAAATGCAGGGAGTACAGTACGAGGCAGCAACCAGCCCAACTTTGGAGACTCAGCTATCTGTCTGGGGTGGGACATGACACCCCTCATAAGTCTCCCCAGGTCCAGGGCCCCAAGAATAACCCAGGAAGACAAGCCTAGCTCCTGGAGGCAAACACAGTGCCCTGCCTTGCTCTGGGGAAGCCACTTCCCTGCAGCAACCCACAGGCAGCAGACTTCCTTGTCAGGATTACTGAAACTCCATGACAaacttgctgtatgactcagggcaGCGTCATGCAATAGAAAGTGCTGTAGGAAGAGATCTTATCCatctccacagacagaggagcagaaGTGGTAGAGATACAAACATGAGGCTGGACCTGCCAAAGTTCCCTCTTTGCTGCTGTTCGGAGAACTTGGCTAAGCACACAGGCTTTGGCCCTGATAAGCCAAAATGAGGGGTGGAGTATGAATGGCGATGGAAGGCAAGGGAAAACCAAGGAgtctgttaaatttttattttgtaaacaaaataGGCAATACAAACCAGTTGACATAACAAGGATTCATATAAATAACTGCTTATAAACTTTATGAGGAAAAATACCCGTGAGCATGGTGGCTGGGCTCCCAATTCAGGGTGGAGACCAACAAGGCAGCTTTGATTTTAGCAGGCAGGAGCCCAGAGGCTGAGGGGACAGCTGGGTGGGGATGCTCTGAATGGAGGGTTAAGTCACTCCATAAATAAAACACCAACTTGTAAAAACACTTAAGAAGGAGTTTCATTCAGGCCTGGGAGTGAGGTCCGGGATGCTGCCCTGCTAGCCCAAAGCTTAGCAACCACCTCCCAGTGGCTGGCTCTGGACTCCTGAACTGCTCAGGACTCCCCCTCACATGGCCCTGGCTCCAGATCTAGAGGAAACCTTGAGCTGGCCCAAGGACCAGACACAAACAACTACAAGATGCTCTCTCAACAAAGAGGCAAGAGAAACCAGAAAGCAGA
The window above is part of the Bos javanicus breed banteng chromosome 2, ARS-OSU_banteng_1.0, whole genome shotgun sequence genome. Proteins encoded here:
- the UBXN11 gene encoding UBX domain-containing protein 11 isoform X2 encodes the protein MSSPLASLGKTRRVPLQSEPVNPGRRGIKIYGNEDEVDMLNGAHGSEERISVPSCYGGIGAPVSRQVPVYNDSELVATLTRKLRDLERQVKAQTDEILSKTRKIQALEEMVETLEKHQGKVSLQRQEELETVCAKLQRQVGEMERFLGDYGLQWVGEPMDQEDSEDGEKDWMTAKKFWKPGDSLVPPEVDFDRLLASLKDLSELVEDSDTQVMPVPDRVPHRTLEPIPLRLYRNGMVMFNGPFRPFHDPSTQRCLRDILDGFFPSELQRLYPDGVPFKVSDLRSQVYPEHGLDPFPGEGRVVGLQRIRKPLDSIEHSGSRMTAEKFLNRLPKFVIRQGEVIDIRGPIRDTLQEIVVETPALAAERARSRESPESPAPLLSMLRIKSENGEQAFLLMMRPEDRVGDVRALLAQARAVEPSTFEIFSTFPPTVYNDDALTLQAAGLVPNATLLLRVRRASPPAPGPK
- the UBXN11 gene encoding UBX domain-containing protein 11 isoform X1 → MSSPLASLGKTRRVPLQSEPVNPGRRGIKIYGNEDEVDMLNGAHGSEERISVPSCYGGIGAPVSRQVPVYNDSELVATLTRKLRDLERQVKAQTDEILSKTRKIQALEEMVETLEKHQGKVSLQRQEELETVCAKLQRQVGEMERFLGDYGLQWVGEPMDQEDSEDGEKDWMTAKKFWKPGDSLVPPEVDFDRLLASLKDLSELVEDSDTQVMPVPDRVPHRTLEPIPLRLYRNGMVMFNGPFRPFHDPSTQRCLRDILDGFFPSELQRLYPDGVPFKVSDLRSQVYPEHGLDPFPGEGRVVGLQRIRKPLDSIEHSGSRMTAEKFLNRLPKFVIRQGEVIDIRGPIRDTLQNCCPLPVRIQEIVVETPALAAERARSRESPESPAPLLSMLRIKSENGEQAFLLMMRPEDRVGDVRALLAQARAVEPSTFEIFSTFPPTVYNDDALTLQAAGLVPNATLLLRVRRASPPAPGPK
- the UBXN11 gene encoding UBX domain-containing protein 11 isoform X3, with protein sequence MSSPLASLGKTRRVPLQSEPVNPGRRGIKIYGNEDEVDMLNGAHGSEERISVPSCYGGIGAPVSRQVPVYNDSELVATLTRKLRDLERQTRKIQALEEMVETLEKHQGKVSLQRQEELETVCAKLQRQVGEMERFLGDYGLQWVGEPMDQEDSEDGEKDWMTAKKFWKPGDSLVPPEVDFDRLLASLKDLSELVEDSDTQVMPVPDRVPHRTLEPIPLRLYRNGMVMFNGPFRPFHDPSTQRCLRDILDGFFPSELQRLYPDGVPFKVSDLRSQVYPEHGLDPFPGEGRVVGLQRIRKPLDSIEHSGSRMTAEKFLNRLPKFVIRQGEVIDIRGPIRDTLQNCCPLPVRIQEIVVETPALAAERARSRESPESPAPLLSMLRIKSENGEQAFLLMMRPEDRVGDVRALLAQARAVEPSTFEIFSTFPPTVYNDDALTLQAAGLVPNATLLLRVRRASPPAPGPK
- the SH3BGRL3 gene encoding SH3 domain-binding glutamic acid-rich-like protein 3, whose translation is MSGLRVYSTSVTGSREIKSQQSEVTRILDGKRIQYQLVDISQDNALRDEMRALAGNPKATPPQIVNGDQYCGDYELFVEAVEQNTLQEFLKLA